GCAAATTAAGGATGCCACCACTTAAAACTGTAGTTATCATCATAAATGTTGTattaacatttttaccttgaataaTAAACtatttagaaaaaaatgtattcatCAGTATTTCCCTAAATCAGTAGATGGATGAATTCAAATCCATGTTTGATGAATTGATGTACACTTTTACAACCATAATTACATAAATTGTGTTTGGAAAGTTTACAAAGACAAACTCTCCTAGATAAGACTATATTAGAAGGCAATCCAAAAAGAAAGGGCAAACTCACTACCACAAGAAAATGGGATTTTTGGTAACACTACAAGCATGCTTCCTTCCCCTATAAACTATAAACACCAGTTAATAATTGGTGTTTCACTAAACTCACCAGAATACATCAGCAATTTTTCATATAGAAACCAATAAtacatatttacttattatttatatactgatttgaaaatgaacaaatacaTACTTTTTGTGTAAGTATATGTTTTATGTAAATCCAGATTATTAAACTGAGGGAATGCGTGTGATGCTCCTTGTGAACTGTCCACCTCTTCACACAACTTAACTTTCAAAACTAAAGCTAATGTTTGTTGCATCTTGGAATACATGCTGGCACCATAACAACATGACAGAGAGTGTGGGCTGAGATATTGCCTTTATGAAGAGTATCCAtaattgtttgtctttttctcttgatTCTGAACTTTTCATAGCAATACTGCAGgccatctctctcttcaatttcaTTGTTCACTATATTGACACAACAAACTACCTTTTTCAAAATGTAGTAATCTTTTACTAACTGGAGATTCTCTCTTACCTTGAAAAGTGAAGCAGCTCCCACAACAGTGCTAGAGAAGCCTGCAACAAGAGCCATGTTGTACTTGGGGTTGAATTCTGTGGCAGCAATGATGGCCCCTTCAGTACGTGAAGCATGGTTGAGATCCACCTGTTTCTTGAAATCTAGTCGTTTCTTGTCCAATTTTGCAGATTTTCCACGTGCCAGGTAGTCTCCAGTACTCTatgaaaaatttttaaaaaagtaaatacaactataaaaaacaaatgcaatagAGCTGAAATTTACTTGTACTTAATTTAGAATGTTTGTCCTTTACATGATTAGCTTTGGTACTACTTTCTCAAACATCCAGTTTAAAGAGATATATTTTCATCAAtacaactatatatatattataaataaaGGGAAGCAGCTGAGACAATATACAACATGCACATAGTCAAACTGATAATCACATCCTCAAGAATTTCTCACATATTAACTACTAAGGTGATAAAAAAGGATGCAGGTAATTTGCTCTGACATGAATGAGGAGGGACACAGTAGTAGGTTCACTTTTCAGTTGTGATTTACCAGTTGATTAATATTAATGAGCTAATATTGCTTGTCAGTGCTCATACAAatcttaaaaagagaaaagaagaaatatggtTTCCATCAAGGATGCTCtgctggtgatctggctttccttactgagtcttgatcatcctcttttataAATTTCAGTGgaatttttgttgttgccttAAACATACAGTATGCATTGAAAGTTCTGATACCTTGGGACCAACATAATTTTTTCACATCAAATGGAAAAGTCTAACAACTATTTTTCTTGGAAGCCAAAATGTTCTGATGATTCTGGGACACTAATTGGCAATCTTCTCTACTCTTCTAGGCATTGAAGCAGCAGTGTGTGTCACCTAAGTAACTGTTCAGCTTTTACAGGAGAgggtggtctgtctgtctgatgtaCCAGACAAAGGCTAACTGTGCTTCTATTTTGCTTCCTCCACCCTTTCAACTTGTTCAGCACTGATCCCAGCACAGAATCCTGGAGTAAACTACTTTTAGTTTCTTTAAAGATGCTACTGGTTCTAGAGACAACACatgcctttcctttcattatggAACAATGAAATGGAATCAATACAGTTTGGCTGCTTGATGCTGTCTGTGAAGCTTCACACGAtcaaatgggaagagaaatgtgtgtgcCACTTGGCAAATGGCTAGCAAAATGTTTGACATATTTGAATTACGGAGCTGCTCCAATCAAGCTGGATATGCATTCATGTAGATATGCAGTACAATTTTTATGAAATTTAATGTACATTATGATGTATGAAACTGAACtcacacaataaaataataataaaaattaaatgcTTTCTGTACACCTACCTTCTCCAGCAatgcttcttcctcatcttctccagCAGGCTGGTGGAGGTGAGCCCATTTAGGAGTTGCACCCATTACTTGGTTGAACTTTTGTTGCAAAGTGTGGCTATATTGTTCCTCTGACACTTCTCTTGTGCCCCTTGAGCCACGAGCTTTGTCCATTCCTGCCACCACATCTTTCACTCTGCAAATAGAAACCTTACAATATTCACACTCACATTCAGAAAATATAAACATGGCCACTTCAATTAGGAACTGCAGTAGAAAATGACATTACGAAACATTAGATttataacaataaacaacaccTATTCACATGCAAAACAATAGTATCATTACATCATTGACTGTTCCCCACAAATAAGAGCTGGCATTCAACTTCTGTGAATTAtcctttttcatataattttactATTTCATGAAATTAATCTTATTTGTATCTTGCATCTAGAAATccattttttatacatatatatatacagatatgtACAGTACTCACAACTAGCATTAAAACCATAAACATGTAAAAGGTATGTGTAACAGTGATCTCTTTAGAAAACTTTCACCATATTGTCTGAGTACATTGGGAGAAACCTAATGTTTATGTGATCTCAGCTGATCGCTATAGATACACTGACACATTAGCTCAACACTTAAAAGGTTGACTAAATCTAAATAAGCAATACAAGAAATCAAGGTTATTTTCTATGATCAATCTTGAGCAAGTATGttcttcccttttctgtttCCAGCAGGCTTGAAATTTCTACTAGCCAGTGCAACTATATTTCTAGACGTACCTAGTATATCACTGCACTGTTTCATTCCAGTAAGTCATACAAGAGACCTTCTACCCTCTCTTCACCTAATCATCTGTGACACACTGGTTGCTGGTGTGCATCCTTCTTCCCTAACCTGCCTTGTTTTGTGGAGGAAGATACTACTGAGCAAAAAAGGCATAGAAACAGAGGTAACAGTGTTGACAATAGTGATAATACATAATCTTGTTTAATCCTACATTATAAATCCTGACTCAGGAAGTAAATCCTGACTCAGGAAGTAAATCCTGATTCAGGAAGTACAAACTGGCCATTGCTGCAATGGCTGTGAGTGAGGTGGAAAGATGCACTTGATGTGCCAATAACTcaatttgtttcttttatgtttgCTAGGACAGCTTATATCAAACATGCTTCCTGCgcagcacaccaccacaacacaagatCAGTGTTCGCTGACTAGAGTTATTATGATTTTTGCTTCTATAGTGAAAAATGGTGTTCATCTGCCATGATAGCAGATAGCTGAGTGTAGGACAAAATATAGTTCCTTGGTTCTTACCTTATATTGTGGTCATCCTCATCTATCCACGCTGgtcttttctgcttctcttcgtgctggtggtggataTCAAAAGGATCATCAGGTATTAAAGGCAAcaggtccttttctttcacctcacTTTTCACCTTGACCTCAGgcagttctttctcttctagttCATCAGTgtgtttctcaatcttttccatacattcaccatcaccaccaaacagGTCTACCATCAACTCTCTGTATAAAATTATATTCATTAATATTTCACTTGCATCTATTTAAACTTAGCATTACCCTATTCATCTGACAAATTTAACATGCTACTTAAGACTGAAAATGTTTGTACTTACAACTCCTAAAGTGATACCTTGATACCTTTGTGCTACTTTTGAGAAGAGGAGGTAACAAACACCTGTTGAAATAGTAATCACTTCTAAGGAGGTTTCATACATAACTAACTAACCTTCAACCCAGTCATGACTCACCTGAACCCCTTCCTTTGTGATTCAACACAAAAGGACAGTCACGGCATGTGATAACTCTCTTTCTGCTCATACTATTCTAAATGCAAtttattcatcttcatctttcactTAAAGTTTCAAACTAAAAATTACATCATATTGTATAAATGTCCCTATGATTCATCACCTGCATGGGAATAGAAAAATGTCTCTAGGTGAGACTGCTCTTCTGATATTAATGTAGAGTGTATTAACTGTCTCCTCAACTACTTCCTTATCAACTTGTGCAAGATTTACTGCCTTAGATCTAATACTTAATCTTTGGGAAAATCCCTTTTCCTCTATCATACATCATTCTTTCCCCACTAAAACACTGGTGTTAGAACCTACTAACAGCAGTCCATCTTTGTTCCTTCCTGtattctctatcctcattttcaatccatcTATGCATCTATATGCACTTTGACTTAACTTGTTCTCATACCCATTTCtctaaatttattattatttgacttTAGTCCAAAAAGTCATCATCTAACCAAAGACTTTTCATCATAAGAAAATGTTCAAATCATTCTGAATCTAAGTACTCTAATGATTTTTGGCACCTTGATGCCTGGGACTCCAAGGTTGGGTAGGACTTTAACTGGAGGGTGTGCATATAATgaggtgcatgtagttttgtgtgaaggaagaaaaatattgtgtaTATCTAGGTCTGTTGTATATATCTCCTTACCACCCACCATCCATTCAAAGAAAAATTACTTTAGCTTGCTGTTACTGCCCCCTTGTGTAGTGAgtcacaaagggaaacatttagAGAGATCACAGTAGGGTCATAGAGAGCCACAGTGGTTGAGATCTTCCTAGAGTAATTATTACTTTGACAGGTGTTTATTACCTCCTTGCAGATTTCTTGTAAACATAACTGGCAACATTACGTACCTTTCTTTCTGAATAAGAGCATCATGGCCCAgtgcatttttctttctgtttttcttgtcaAATGAGGATTTTGATGGTTTTCTGTCACCTTGTTTGTCCAGAATGAActtgtgagatttttttttaatcttggttcttttcttttgaaTATTTTGAACTGCTTGCTTTTTAGTATGATTGGTTGTGTTTGCAATCTTCTTTTTGTAAGCCATTTTGTTTTGCCTTTACAATAGTGTCTGAAAATACAAACAGCTTTTAACATATTAAGTAGTTACACTGATATAAGATTTTATCAATAAAATTAACATAAAATCTACCAAGTAATGAAATCATTGTTAAAAACTTAAAATTTGCTAATGCCTATCTTAAGTCTGTTATTTAAAACTGGATCAATCTGTTCAAACATCAGTTCCAAATATCTTAGTTTACTCTCTAAAATTAAGTTAACTCGTGCActtgtaaatatataaataatatttcCTAAAATAAGATTAACTGATGCAACTATTGTAGAACAGGGCAACACAACACTGGTGGTTGAAGATCCTTTATAAAGTACatcaagtaacaaaaaaaaaaaaaaaaaaagttcataaaACAACTACAAAACAATCTGTAGCTACCATATCCCATGAGGTGCCACTGCCAGCTGGTGCCCCTGTGGCTACAATGGTGTAAAAATGTTGTTGGTATGAACTTGAAGCATATGAATAAAGTACTAGAGTGACAAGGAATGACTTATTAGTGATCCAAAGTCTAAAAAGGCACTGAGTAAAGTTGATACATATTGCATGATATCGTGCAACCTTAATTCTATCTCATAAGTAATAACCTAAAGAGAAGCTTATGTCATCCAAACataatcaaaattgtaaaattTGTTACATATTAACTTCTAGATTGAGTAAATTTCCAGTATGAACCAATATTTCCCCTTGACTTCCTTTAAAAATAAACGAACAGTAAAAGTACAGAGTAGGACCTCCCCCTTTTCTTCCATCCCACCCCTCACCTGCCACAGcaagcttgggggactgtggggaatcgggggttttaagGGGGGAAGGAGCCAAAAGAAGCGAGATGTGGAAAtttggaaaaatgtaaaaattcatCGATAACTTTCGctgaaattatcctaacctaacataataaccTGCTATCTGGGGGGCTGTGCCCCCTGGACCCCTCCCACTAAAcgatcctaacctaaccatccaccaatcctaaccttaccttaccagaaaaatttagaaaatgtaaaaattcagggataattttcactgaaattatcctaacctaatataacctgTTAGCCAGGAACGCAGTGTCCCGAACCCCCCCTCTAaactattctaacctaacctaccttaaccttACCACGAGcactaacccagcctaaccaaAAATACCAAATACCGGTATTTTCAGGAAAACCTAGGGGCAAGTTATCGTCACCTGAAGCAACGTCACGCTTCCATTGCGCATGTCCATACATTTTATTGTTCTGATTAACAGACTGTACAcgcattgtgtttttatttgcagGTGTAATGTGATGTGAAACAGTGTCACTAGACCCAGGtgcgcacaccacacactcaccaacagATGAACACACGCACTAACTTGTGTACCTTCATACAAGACTGATCATTGTGGACTTCAATTCTGCAGGCACCAGAATATTCATTTAATTACTATGGCTTTACAACAGCTGTCTccacattaaaaacatcacaaacaAACATGTTATATACTAAGTACTCTGTCACCTTGCATGATTGTTTCAAtgattacaatatatatatatatatatatatatatatatatatatatatatatatatatatatatatatatatatattgtatattctGCAACCTCAATTTTAATTTGTTAAGTATTAACTTCAGAATAAAAAGGTAAAGTTATTTGCATATTACCTATAACACTTAACATTAAATTTTGACAAGGCAAAATGTGATTAAGAAATGCTCCAAACAGTAATGTAGATCCTGCAAAGGACTGCAGTGTATTggttgaaaaagaaataaaactgtcTGTCCAATGAGTTAAAAATGCTTACCTAGATATCTGAAATACTAAAAGAAACCGATAGCAGACATTAACAAAAGTGAGATTGCTTATTCTTATTCACTTCTAAAATTAAAGCATATGATCCGTCCAGTAGAGTCATGATAGTGTACCTGTATTATCTTGATGCCACACGTCTCTTGAATTGAATCAAATACTgcagaacttaaaaaaaaaaaaaaaagcaaaagtttTACTCCATATATTGCCAAGGAGGATACACAAGTCTATCATTTCATCTCGCCTCGGTAGTAGGTAATGATAATATTCGATGACGTCTCCACACTTGAAAGGTGATCTCTGTACTCTTCAAAAGTGTGTATTTGAAAATGCCTTCGAGTAAAGTTTATGTCTAACGTTCGTGGACAATCACTTATTCTAGTTGAGAACCTGTGTCCTGTGAATACCGGGCAggcttccttctacttcttggggtttgttggggccgtgcaggctgtgtgtcacagcctctagtgccTCAAGGTGCggtatgtggtggtgatgtgttcaGGCTATATGCGATGGAGTTGATTTATTTTCTGTAGGAAGGTCCTGGTGAGGTTGAGAGTCTTGAAAGCCTGAATGATATTTGCAGGCTGTGGGTCACACGTGCACTCGTGCCAGGCCAGCCACTGTTTACGTCGCGCACTCACACACGTGCATCATTGTAACGGCTCACTTTTCCATGGAGGTATAGTGTCGTGCAAGGGGCTTGAATAGATAACACTCAACCTCCTTGGTGTCGTGCTATTGTAGGTAAATGGTCGAAGTATAAGGAATAAAGGAGTTTATTCACTAATATTACATTTTGCTATGTACTGATAATTTTTATATTGTTTCACATTGTTGAACCTTTTAATCCATTACATTTCATTCCtgatttgtcttttctttctttcattttttttctagaaatATTAACCTCTAAACCACTTTCATGCCTTTCACCATATTTTTATATagagatacaagaaaataactCCCACCTGCTACTATATCATCATTTATCAGccaactttccctcctcctcctgctcctcctcctcctcctcggtagaAATCTTCTATGTAGACTTTACCAAGGCTCGAAGCTTGTccagggaataaaaaaaataaacaaatgataataaataagaattcAATGCGCTGCGCTGACCTAGGTAGACAAATACAATCATATCAAACAATTTAATTAATCACATAAATACAGGTCATTTACCCTACTGTTAATCTCTGGGTTCGAAAGATTCATGCCACACAGCCACAGAATACAGAAGTGGTTTGGTTCACAACACAGCTATTatggagaaaaattataattaaGGATTGAAGCAGCAGTCGTTGCGCCAGCCAGGAAAGTcacaagaaaagcaagaagtgCAATATTGCTCTACAGTGCCGGTTTATTTTGTACCATGTAGATTTTTTAAGAAGGacaactgaagagagagagagagagagagagagagagagagagagagagagagagagagagagagagagagagagagagagagatatgccaaTCAGCAATTACTTAAGAAAAGCTACAATGCAAATCCAAAGTTATCTGAAACTTTCCTCTTGAAATAatcttgaaaaaagaaaatcagtggcaggaggaaatacagaaggcaGGGCTCGAGTTCCAGTGCTTACCAGCAAAGATGAAATATGATAATTAACTTTAATGATTAACTTTTGctttaaacaaatagaaataaatgcatGAGAGACAGTATAGTGTCATGTGCGATGAGGCGGTAGAAAGGGGAGAGGCATGGAAGTTAGCATGACTAAAACATATAAATTAGCATTCAAATAACAAAGACACTCGAAAGAGACAAAACTTTGCAGCAGAGAAAGAGGGAACGAAGGTAGTCTTGGAGGTAAGGAGCTGATAAGACGAGATACTTTTGATTTTGCCGTTTTCAAAAGGGCAGTATGAGTGGGGATCTCCATTACAGGAAATATACATATTCACCATTAAAGGTCCCACTCTGTCCAGAGCTAATAACTGGCAGAGTACGAGAAAAACTTGCGAGACGatttaacttcatagaagctgtttcaaTGACAGACGAGGTGTAAAGTTTCTATTCTAGATTTCCATTGAATAAAAGGCAAACTAATAATGTTTAATGTAAAAGAAGGAAAccgttgagtgtcactgaagaagagaataattaCTCTCGTCATCGAGTCCTGCATGCGCGTGTGTGATATCATTAATTCCATTCACAGGCCGCATCCTAAGAGGCCTTGGCGAGGGTGGGTGTGGCTTACAGAATTGATCTATACATGTAAcctacattcatacatactgaAGTTACAGCACTACTATATTTCAGTAAATAACAAAGACGAAAAAGTATGCTTTGATTTAATTCGTGTTGTACTCACATCACGACAAACGGCAAGTGTGGAATATAGAAACAAAGCATGATTTAATTTTGGAAGCAAAGAGTGCATCCAAAGATGTTTAATAGAATGCCTGGTTTGTTAAAATTCTATAATCTATAAAAAGAGGAACTAcctagtaataacaataaaaaaagaaacacgaaacgcttatctcattttctccttcctttggcGAAACTTGTATAACCTGTAAAGTATTGCGCTCATCCACTTCATGTACACATGCACGTACTGTTCCTcacatttattgtttatttgctGAGAATATTAATCAGGAAGGAACCTGCTTGTCCAGCAGCGGGCTAAATACTGGACCTCCTGGACCGACCCAATGCAGCACCATGTCTCCGTCTTCCATGAAATGGTCCAGCCATTCTGCCTCTCCCGTTTCCTCCGTCCTCGGTAACGTGACCCTCGTGTTTTTGTGGGACCGTTCTCCACCGCTATGTGGACGCCGCCGCCCCTGTTCTACCACTTCAGCTGGCCGAGAGTCTGTACCCTTCGCTTCAGAACATAAAACCCGGCGTCCTCTCAGACTGAAACCCTTGCCGCTGCTGTACCGACCCGCTACAAACTCGAGGATGATGGGCTGCGTTGAATTGAAGGGGATTACACCTGTGGTGGAGAAGAGCTTGCCGTCAACATAAACCTTAATTAAGTGTTGGCTAAGGATGTAGGCACAGCAATTGCACACATGTAAAGTAGTTGTTCAGGTAATGCTGAGCTGAACTTTTCTTTCTGAATTCTTGATCACAGTCTGATGTATGAATTTtcttatacatatatctatcaatcaaacatttaattagtcagtcagtcaatcaatataTCAAGTCGTTCATCTTCTGAAACTCATGCATTTTACATATTTGACCACAATCACCCCAAAGCCAGCCTATTTCCTTATACGATTTCTGACACttcatcttttcccctctctgaaCTCTGCGGCATACTAGCTGCCATTTCGAGATTAAGTGTGACTAAATGTGACTTCGaacaccttccttcctgtctcacaGCACATAAGAGTGGTGACAGTCTAACCTATAAAGGTAATTTTCCTCGCCACACTACAATACTGCACGTACATTACACTTTTCATTCAAAATTATTAAGAGGTCCACGTAAAACAAGCCCCATCTGCTAGGCGAGGGATGGCATGTTGGATCACTCTTCTGCTGGGATCAATCCAAAGTGTCTTGATACTTCAGCTATATGTAGGCTACATTCACCTTTGCAACTTGCACAGCCTTAGAATTCATTGTCAGTCACTGGAACATTACTTTCCTTTCACTAAatatccttttattctcttcactgAAATGCAGGTGACTGCTGCTAACAAGACCAATTCGTCTtctattccctccctttcttcatccACACTTCTCAATTCAAAGTTGTATGTTGTCTCTACGGGCACAATGAGTTGATATGCTCTCCTGCTCACATTCTTGAGTTTCTCGAATTTTTTACCGTCTAGCTTTGACTTCAGAGCCTCTTGGATTAAAATCTTCTATATATGTTTAACCACTAAAAGAATTATTGGATCATGACAGCCCTGTACTGTAAGCAATGGGGATGATGCAGATTTACATTTAGTAAGTGAAAGATAGCGGGTGACAGTCGCTGTATAGACTACTCACTCTGAACGCCACGGTCTAGAGAACCACAGTAACGACGTCCTGCCACCTCCAGATACGCCACTCCGCAGTTCGGACTTCTCTCTATGTCGAACTCATCAACGACCAGCTCCACTCCACACACAGTGGCGCTTCCCCTGAAGATCATGACATATAGAAGAGACCAGAGAAGGCAAAGAAATATGTTTAGGTGTG
Above is a window of Portunus trituberculatus isolate SZX2019 chromosome 43, ASM1759143v1, whole genome shotgun sequence DNA encoding:
- the LOC123518240 gene encoding U3 small nucleolar RNA-associated protein 18 homolog; the protein is MAYKKKIANTTNHTKKQAVQNIQKKRTKIKKKSHKFILDKQGDRKPSKSSFDKKNRKKNALGHDALIQKERELMVDLFGGDGECMEKIEKHTDELEEKELPEVKVKSEVKEKDLLPLIPDDPFDIHHQHEEKQKRPAWIDEDDHNIRVKDVVAGMDKARGSRGTREVSEEQYSHTLQQKFNQVMGATPKWAHLHQPAGEDEEEALLEKSTGDYLARGKSAKLDKKRLDFKKQVDLNHASRTEGAIIAATEFNPKYNMALVAGFSSTVVGAASLFKVDGTYNHLIHSVKFPKFPIKYAKFLCDGGKFVVGSNQYNFFYMYDLEAAQETKIPSNLGRDGHNMKNVLVSPDGELLVFIGKNGQLHLFDADCLSLVDTLYASGDVTSAAFNSDGSRLYTHTIEGDVYIWDMHARACIHRYYDDGCIGGTSIAVSPNNQYLACGSSSGVVSVYDLANVMSSSPSPVKVLTRLRSSVSTLAFNSSSEILATVSNQVENAIKLAHLPSMTYFENFPDPKSELRRIQTMNFSPQTGFLAMGNNSGCAILYRLHHFTNY